One segment of Paenibacillus sp. FSL R7-0337 DNA contains the following:
- a CDS encoding FAD-dependent oxidoreductase, translated as MYEIAIIGAGPAGASAALFAAKAGKKTLLIDNDKGMTRRGWYENYYGISEIGGPELVETGHKQAVKFGAELVAGQATSLEAGGEGFVIGTESGATYEAKHVVLATGVLTDLAAAAGVTTKEGTEPRIKTVIAATPEGRTNIDGIWAAGTVAGMSVHAIITAGDGAKVAVNIISELNGARYVDHDLLKA; from the coding sequence ATGTACGAAATCGCCATTATCGGTGCCGGCCCTGCCGGTGCAAGCGCCGCCCTGTTCGCTGCCAAGGCCGGCAAAAAAACACTGCTGATTGACAATGACAAAGGTATGACCCGCAGAGGCTGGTATGAGAATTATTACGGAATTAGCGAGATCGGCGGACCTGAGCTGGTAGAAACCGGACATAAGCAGGCGGTGAAGTTCGGGGCCGAGCTGGTTGCCGGACAGGCGACGTCGCTTGAGGCCGGCGGTGAGGGCTTCGTCATCGGGACGGAGAGCGGAGCTACCTATGAAGCTAAGCATGTCGTGCTGGCGACAGGTGTTCTGACGGATCTGGCTGCCGCAGCCGGGGTAACAACCAAGGAGGGCACGGAGCCAAGAATTAAGACGGTAATTGCTGCCACACCGGAAGGCAGAACCAATATCGACGGGATCTGGGCCGCCGGAACCGTTGCCGGAATGAGTGTCCACGCGATTATCACTGCAGGGGACGGCGCTAAGGTAGCCGTCAACATCATCAGTGAGCTGAACGGCGCACGGTATGTCGATCATGATTTGCTGAAGGCTTAG